One part of the Acinetobacter sp. XS-4 genome encodes these proteins:
- a CDS encoding putative metallopeptidase, whose protein sequence is MKNEVGFHVPVRPMPPEWLFEMGTPNFAPAPEMWEWIGKVFLDPKSKLSNPDHMHLRSFRYPDIAVMWARSGFKKQGRQVIGTSEKVMINAGGWKKERQEEQYIQWFNYLPEYLITFDASYSRIASDVNFCALVEHELYHIAHKKDEWGTPAYNRETGMPKLAIQGHDVEEFIGVVRRYGASEDVKRMVEAANTRPEMSRADVHYACGTCYLKVV, encoded by the coding sequence ATGAAAAATGAAGTCGGCTTTCATGTTCCTGTTCGTCCAATGCCTCCAGAATGGCTTTTTGAAATGGGTACGCCAAACTTTGCGCCAGCTCCAGAAATGTGGGAATGGATAGGGAAGGTATTTCTAGACCCTAAATCAAAACTATCTAATCCTGATCATATGCATTTAAGGTCTTTTAGATATCCCGATATTGCAGTGATGTGGGCTAGGTCTGGTTTTAAAAAGCAAGGCCGTCAAGTCATTGGTACTTCTGAAAAAGTAATGATCAATGCTGGCGGCTGGAAGAAAGAACGACAAGAAGAACAATACATCCAGTGGTTCAATTATTTACCTGAATACTTAATTACTTTTGATGCTTCCTATTCTCGGATTGCTAGTGATGTGAACTTTTGCGCTTTGGTTGAGCATGAGCTTTATCACATAGCGCATAAGAAAGACGAGTGGGGAACGCCAGCATATAACAGGGAAACAGGCATGCCTAAATTAGCTATACAAGGGCATGATGTTGAAGAATTCATTGGTGTAGTTCGTCGATATGGAGCAAGTGAGGATGTTAAAAGAATGGTTGAGGCAGCAAATACAAGACCTGAGATGTCGCGAGCAGATGTTCACTATGCTTGTGGCACTTGTTACTTGAAGGTGGTTTAA
- a CDS encoding DUF2280 domain-containing protein, with amino-acid sequence MARINKKVKLFIVRMLAEFETPTEAAKTVKEIFNVDVTPQQCEAYDPTKKIGKDLSQEFRELFFEIRRKANEELEAIPLANKRYRLQLLQGLVEKYPDNPVLMPKWIEQAAKEMGGLYTNRQVITGGSSSEEGQSKAEVELEIKKLELQKLQREVNPPEYRPPEEDYKLVLNPDEEIPNEPIL; translated from the coding sequence ATGGCACGTATTAATAAGAAGGTGAAATTATTCATCGTTAGAATGCTTGCCGAATTTGAAACACCCACTGAGGCAGCTAAAACGGTTAAAGAAATATTTAATGTAGATGTAACCCCTCAACAATGTGAAGCATACGATCCAACAAAGAAGATTGGAAAAGACTTAAGTCAGGAGTTTAGAGAGCTATTTTTTGAGATTCGTCGTAAAGCCAATGAAGAGCTTGAAGCCATACCACTTGCCAATAAAAGATATAGATTGCAACTCTTGCAGGGTCTAGTTGAAAAATATCCTGACAATCCAGTATTGATGCCTAAATGGATTGAACAAGCTGCAAAGGAAATGGGTGGACTATATACCAACCGTCAAGTGATAACAGGGGGAAGTAGTAGTGAAGAAGGACAATCAAAAGCTGAGGTGGAGCTTGAGATTAAAAAGCTTGAGCTTCAGAAGTTACAGCGTGAAGTGAATCCACCAGAGTATCGCCCACCTGAAGAGGATTACAAACTTGTTTTGAATCCAGATGAGGAGATACCTAATGAGCCAATTCTTTAA
- a CDS encoding host specificity factor TipJ family phage tail protein: MIKIIYKQDPLSEEKTIEHAETIGQWLTSKYEYLPEHVRIFHTSSNMDHAEISFANEVTPKNAHDLKQLDFLPGTFIVIENPKGMPALIAAIVSIVLSVAIAFLMPAPSIAQTTQNNNQSSSANNELSNRENKMRVNGRIADIYGAAWDTSDLIAVPYKVYENNVEVEHVVGCIGRGQYHIKGAYDGETNIVDIAGASVEVFRPGVDIVSGQPYFSLGSEITTPPLTVQHQNSVNGQILRPADTQSLEGTNYLHFAYPNEILRAAANNTDLTTKFVSNDRVEITNASFTYNGQTYDLNGTYSVLSVADDRMALSNPAAVNPNWLKLKELTNQQTGALSPKLSSIGEKWIGPFILDNIERSRVIFNFVANNGLYTVSSGGNQAAVNITIEVEVTPVNESGAAIGNPMLKQIILKGSAKSRQTVGVTLDMVTFQGRCSVRARRLTPTPAVTTVVDEVKWQALYGAFPLQSTMYEHETVFRARTYATTGALSVKSRKINFDLQRILPTYKNGAITTELFPTSSFADALVSMALDDKIGRRTIDEIDIENIYRTYNDIVDYFGTPLAAEFCATIDDTNLSFEELVTNLCDAVFCTAYRQNNKLKIYFERPTDNSVLLFNFRNIIPDSYKHDLTLGMMDDYDGLIYEYTDPADDTRINIYLPDKGAKNPKEVKSVGVRNKWQARFNAYRLWNKLRFQRKSITFDGAPESELLVLRDRIAVADYRNGIHQSGDVVKQEGLILTLSHEVDFIAGKSYVIYLQMGDGSVDLIPITAGSAKNKVVLGRLPNDALKLSSDDFVNTIYTVVNDDTKDSLPYLVAKKDPVDKFSNTITAVNYDVRYYLNDKDFIDVPVDDSPIYIRYDQLDINLARLYQMQRGDLPTTGEISFIVEAGALVSSSSSLRPETRMVYKFDHNSSPAKKEFIIPAAPEFPAIDTGEFPPGLTVNLTIKGSVVGRGGDGGLPHLAFGAWSSDPDYNFAKTRRDGFQGAPGLMNRHSKLNLIIDGGTLARGGSGGGATPSGIYPELGYGVQGVPGGAGAPFGRVMTGQPIYNDTQDWRWYLNGGYLLVVKVTDAEAEIPGKGYRTPNSDGYVSPLSGDGGSWGQRGSKSTNSGTSNWNYHGTTEGQPGAGGTAIVGVAPLTTKLINGGKILQTL; the protein is encoded by the coding sequence ATGATTAAGATTATTTATAAACAAGATCCATTATCTGAAGAGAAGACAATTGAACATGCCGAAACTATCGGGCAATGGCTTACTTCAAAATATGAATATCTGCCTGAACATGTCCGTATTTTTCATACGTCAAGCAATATGGATCATGCGGAAATCTCTTTTGCTAATGAAGTTACACCGAAGAATGCTCACGACTTAAAGCAGCTCGATTTCTTGCCGGGTACTTTCATTGTGATTGAAAACCCGAAAGGTATGCCTGCGCTTATTGCTGCTATCGTTTCTATTGTTTTAAGTGTGGCGATTGCATTTTTAATGCCCGCGCCGTCAATTGCCCAAACCACCCAGAATAACAACCAATCCTCATCTGCAAATAATGAGCTTTCAAATCGCGAAAACAAAATGCGAGTGAATGGCCGTATTGCTGATATTTATGGTGCTGCTTGGGATACATCTGATCTAATTGCTGTGCCTTACAAGGTTTATGAAAATAATGTTGAAGTTGAGCATGTCGTAGGCTGTATTGGCCGTGGCCAATATCACATTAAAGGTGCTTACGATGGTGAAACCAATATTGTCGATATTGCAGGGGCATCGGTCGAAGTCTTTCGTCCTGGTGTTGATATTGTTTCAGGCCAACCTTATTTTTCGCTCGGTAGCGAAATTACTACGCCGCCTTTAACTGTTCAGCACCAAAACTCGGTTAATGGCCAGATATTGAGACCAGCCGATACTCAAAGTCTGGAAGGCACCAATTATCTTCATTTTGCTTACCCCAATGAAATCTTACGAGCAGCTGCTAACAATACCGATTTAACGACTAAATTTGTCAGTAATGACCGTGTAGAAATTACTAATGCTTCTTTTACTTATAACGGGCAAACATACGATTTAAACGGCACTTACAGCGTCTTATCTGTTGCTGATGACCGAATGGCCTTATCAAATCCGGCAGCAGTAAACCCGAATTGGCTAAAGCTCAAAGAACTCACAAACCAGCAAACTGGTGCTTTATCTCCAAAGCTCTCATCCATTGGTGAAAAATGGATTGGTCCATTTATCCTGGACAATATTGAACGTAGTCGCGTCATTTTCAACTTTGTGGCCAACAATGGACTTTATACAGTTTCTTCAGGGGGTAATCAGGCGGCAGTCAATATCACGATTGAAGTTGAAGTAACTCCAGTTAATGAGTCTGGCGCAGCGATTGGCAACCCGATGTTAAAGCAGATCATTCTCAAGGGTTCAGCTAAGTCACGCCAAACAGTTGGTGTAACACTGGATATGGTCACATTTCAGGGGCGTTGTAGTGTACGTGCTCGACGATTAACTCCGACTCCAGCAGTTACAACTGTAGTTGATGAAGTGAAGTGGCAAGCGTTATACGGTGCATTTCCGCTGCAAAGCACGATGTATGAACATGAAACGGTTTTCCGTGCACGTACATATGCAACGACAGGAGCTTTATCTGTTAAGTCGCGCAAGATCAATTTCGATCTTCAGCGGATATTGCCTACATATAAAAATGGAGCAATAACGACTGAGCTATTTCCAACATCTAGTTTTGCAGATGCGCTAGTTTCAATGGCGCTCGATGACAAGATTGGCCGTCGTACGATCGACGAGATTGATATTGAAAATATCTACCGTACTTATAACGATATTGTCGATTACTTCGGTACACCTTTAGCGGCTGAGTTCTGTGCCACCATTGATGATACTAATCTTTCTTTTGAGGAGCTGGTCACCAACCTTTGTGATGCTGTGTTTTGTACTGCTTATCGTCAAAACAACAAGCTCAAGATCTACTTTGAACGGCCAACAGATAACTCAGTTTTGCTATTTAACTTCAGGAATATCATTCCTGATAGTTATAAGCATGATCTCACGCTTGGCATGATGGATGACTATGATGGATTGATATATGAATATACGGATCCTGCCGACGACACCCGCATAAATATCTATCTACCGGATAAAGGAGCCAAGAACCCCAAAGAAGTTAAATCGGTAGGTGTGCGTAATAAATGGCAAGCTCGTTTTAATGCGTACCGGCTCTGGAATAAACTCCGCTTCCAGCGTAAATCAATTACTTTTGATGGTGCACCTGAATCGGAATTATTGGTATTACGTGACCGTATTGCTGTAGCTGATTATCGAAATGGCATCCATCAAAGCGGTGATGTGGTGAAACAAGAGGGCTTAATTCTTACTCTTAGCCATGAAGTTGATTTCATCGCTGGTAAGAGCTACGTAATTTATTTGCAAATGGGAGATGGTAGCGTTGATCTAATTCCGATTACCGCTGGATCTGCTAAGAATAAGGTGGTCTTAGGCCGTTTGCCAAACGATGCACTCAAACTAAGTTCAGATGATTTTGTTAATACGATCTATACGGTTGTTAATGACGATACAAAAGACTCATTGCCTTATCTGGTAGCAAAGAAGGATCCGGTTGATAAGTTCTCAAATACCATTACAGCAGTGAATTACGATGTGCGGTATTACCTCAACGATAAAGATTTCATTGATGTACCAGTTGATGATTCACCGATTTACATTCGATACGACCAGCTAGATATTAATTTGGCTCGCTTATATCAGATGCAACGAGGTGACCTACCAACAACCGGAGAAATTAGCTTTATTGTTGAAGCTGGTGCTTTGGTTTCGAGTTCTAGTTCACTTCGGCCAGAAACACGAATGGTTTATAAGTTCGACCATAATTCTAGTCCAGCAAAAAAGGAGTTTATTATTCCAGCGGCTCCTGAATTTCCAGCCATTGATACAGGGGAATTTCCTCCTGGTCTTACTGTAAATCTTACGATTAAAGGTTCTGTGGTTGGGCGCGGCGGTGATGGCGGTTTGCCTCATCTTGCTTTTGGTGCCTGGTCAAGTGATCCCGATTATAACTTTGCCAAAACACGTCGTGATGGATTCCAAGGTGCACCAGGTTTAATGAACCGGCATAGCAAGTTAAATCTGATTATTGACGGAGGCACTTTAGCTAGAGGTGGCTCTGGAGGCGGGGCTACACCAAGTGGTATCTACCCAGAACTTGGCTATGGAGTACAGGGTGTTCCAGGTGGAGCTGGTGCACCGTTTGGAAGAGTTATGACAGGGCAGCCGATCTACAATGATACTCAGGATTGGCGCTGGTATTTGAATGGTGGCTATTTGTTGGTTGTAAAAGTTACTGATGCTGAAGCTGAAATACCGGGTAAAGGATATCGAACTCCAAATAGTGACGGTTATGTATCACCTTTATCTGGTGATGGAGGAAGCTGGGGGCAACGTGGTAGCAAGTCGACAAATAGTGGAACTTCGAACTGGAATTACCACGGTACAACCGAAGGCCAACCAGGAGCGGGTGGAACTGCAATTGTTGGAGTAGCGCCACTCACAACTAAATTAATAAACGGAGGGAAAATTTTACAAACCCTTTAA
- a CDS encoding DUF4882 family protein: MKKIILATVMGFSGVSSAFAECSYSFDATLQDLKALEAAVGGSTSNYRYIEKVANVNSTNQSGYDLINYYSNKNIDLYLASKKYAQFKTQYHLKTPDNVILVDKPIVTSNIFVQEFVFDVSNLQVNLGTTSQIYNYGFLVTGSSQSKIELALNVIFVKANNYSGAINGNSITVLGVTNKSDGTGYLAPLSAASTNIPVQIPTDGKVRVGIYVNQNSKQVGYVINGTNYGYLNIVMENKLSNISFTGVINQNPFANSALTGKSVGLQLITDKSKMQFTYPTGAKDICGVAL; encoded by the coding sequence GTGAAAAAGATAATTTTAGCAACTGTAATGGGTTTCAGTGGAGTAAGTAGTGCTTTTGCAGAGTGCTCCTATAGCTTTGATGCAACCTTACAGGATTTGAAAGCATTAGAAGCAGCAGTAGGTGGAAGTACATCAAATTACCGTTATATTGAGAAGGTTGCCAATGTAAATAGTACTAATCAATCTGGTTATGATCTTATAAATTATTACTCAAATAAAAATATTGATTTATATTTAGCTTCTAAAAAGTATGCTCAATTTAAAACCCAGTATCATCTTAAAACTCCAGATAATGTTATTTTAGTGGATAAACCTATTGTTACTTCTAATATCTTTGTCCAAGAATTTGTTTTTGATGTTAGTAATTTGCAAGTCAATCTTGGTACTACTTCGCAAATTTATAATTACGGTTTTTTAGTCACGGGTTCTTCTCAGAGCAAAATAGAATTAGCCTTAAATGTAATTTTTGTTAAAGCAAATAATTATTCAGGCGCGATAAATGGTAATTCTATTACTGTGTTGGGTGTAACTAATAAATCAGATGGTACAGGTTATCTAGCACCTTTAAGTGCCGCTAGCACAAATATTCCTGTACAAATACCAACTGATGGAAAGGTCAGAGTAGGCATTTATGTAAACCAAAATAGCAAACAAGTTGGTTATGTAATTAATGGTACTAACTATGGCTATCTAAATATTGTTATGGAAAACAAATTAAGTAATATCAGCTTTACTGGTGTAATTAATCAAAATCCATTTGCTAACTCTGCTTTAACTGGGAAAAGTGTAGGCCTTCAATTGATTACAGATAAATCTAAAATGCAGTTTACTTATCCTACTGGAGCCAAGGATATTTGTGGGGTAGCCTTGTAA
- a CDS encoding DUF6097 family protein, giving the protein MGNLRILGETLENAEILKDVQYHIKDKRLPISLKDDLNKQVIEVEKYFGETEFGKLELKKNKINVWTGILAVPVLIYCVALFLSRYIHNFGINIDVDMMNHMLFDNIFKYIWVVILYAAVFFGLIGYFYLLNNKSKQLIEKNVERLLS; this is encoded by the coding sequence ATGGGAAATTTAAGAATTTTGGGTGAAACGCTAGAGAATGCAGAAATATTAAAGGATGTTCAATATCATATTAAGGACAAGAGATTACCAATATCACTAAAAGATGATTTGAATAAACAGGTTATCGAGGTTGAAAAATATTTTGGTGAAACTGAGTTTGGAAAACTTGAGCTTAAGAAAAATAAGATCAATGTTTGGACAGGGATTCTTGCTGTTCCTGTATTGATTTACTGTGTTGCCTTATTCTTAAGTCGATACATACACAACTTTGGAATCAATATTGATGTGGATATGATGAACCATATGTTATTTGACAACATATTTAAGTATATATGGGTAGTCATTCTTTATGCTGCAGTATTCTTCGGATTGATTGGTTACTTTTATTTACTTAACAATAAAAGCAAACAATTAATTGAAAAGAATGTAGAAAGACTTCTTAGCTAA
- a CDS encoding N-acetylmuramidase has protein sequence MNIEQYLEELIKREGGYVNNPGDRGGATKYGITEAVARANGFKGNMKDLPLDMAKSIYRKNYWTAPRFDQVNAVSSAVAEELLDTGVNCGTGFTKPLLQRALNLLNNQSKAGWPDLTVDGIYGPATLNALKIYLAKRGKEGEKVLVQVLNIMQGQRYIEICEQNPTQEQFFYGWISNRIS, from the coding sequence ATGAATATTGAACAATATCTTGAAGAACTCATCAAGCGTGAAGGTGGTTATGTAAATAACCCCGGAGATCGTGGCGGTGCAACTAAGTACGGCATTACTGAAGCAGTTGCTCGAGCAAACGGATTTAAAGGAAACATGAAGGACTTGCCGCTTGATATGGCTAAGTCTATTTATCGCAAAAACTATTGGACGGCTCCGCGTTTTGACCAGGTGAATGCCGTTTCTTCTGCAGTTGCTGAGGAGCTTTTAGATACTGGCGTAAATTGTGGTACCGGTTTTACGAAACCTCTTTTACAGCGTGCACTAAACTTATTGAATAACCAGAGTAAAGCAGGTTGGCCAGACCTTACGGTCGATGGAATTTATGGACCAGCTACTTTAAATGCTCTTAAAATCTATTTGGCCAAACGTGGTAAAGAAGGTGAGAAAGTCCTTGTGCAAGTTCTTAATATTATGCAAGGGCAACGTTACATCGAAATTTGTGAGCAAAATCCCACGCAAGAACAATTTTTCTATGGCTGGATCAGCAATCGTATCTCCTAA
- the bla gene encoding class A beta-lactamase produces the protein MKSFLKSIMTVVLFGSSMSVTMAATLEEQVKTLSEKGWQIGVSILNMDDKLISINGDKRFPLDSTVKALACANVLAKVDAKKLTLDHSKMIQEKDLVTYSPIVKDYVNKKLTIKQACEITTAYSDNTAANFAIKVGGGPVGLTSFMRSIGDEVTRSDRYEPDLVINPEGDIRDTTSPNAMNASMKKLLTGNVLSEASKQQLKEWMIGNKVADNMLRAALPKGWKIADRTGASDYGVRGLTSMVWSETHAPVFISIYVRKSETSLDERSEVIKLLSDLIVQEHLNK, from the coding sequence ATGAAATCGTTCTTGAAATCTATTATGACTGTTGTTTTGTTCGGTTCTTCGATGTCAGTAACAATGGCTGCTACCCTTGAAGAGCAGGTCAAAACACTATCTGAAAAGGGTTGGCAGATTGGTGTATCTATCTTGAATATGGACGATAAATTGATTTCTATCAATGGAGATAAACGCTTTCCGCTAGATAGTACTGTAAAAGCTCTTGCTTGTGCAAATGTGTTGGCGAAAGTTGATGCAAAAAAACTGACTTTAGATCATTCAAAAATGATTCAAGAAAAAGACCTCGTTACTTATTCGCCAATTGTCAAAGATTATGTGAATAAAAAACTAACAATCAAACAAGCGTGTGAAATCACAACTGCATACAGTGATAATACAGCAGCAAATTTTGCAATAAAAGTTGGAGGTGGACCTGTAGGCTTAACATCATTCATGCGTTCAATTGGTGATGAAGTTACAAGATCAGATAGATATGAACCAGATCTTGTCATTAATCCCGAAGGTGATATTCGAGATACAACTAGCCCTAATGCTATGAATGCTAGTATGAAAAAGTTATTAACGGGTAATGTACTGTCTGAAGCATCAAAACAACAACTAAAAGAATGGATGATAGGAAACAAAGTAGCTGACAATATGTTAAGGGCCGCTTTGCCTAAAGGATGGAAAATTGCAGATCGTACGGGTGCCAGTGATTATGGTGTTAGAGGTCTAACATCAATGGTATGGTCGGAAACTCACGCACCTGTATTTATCAGCATTTATGTGAGAAAGAGTGAAACTTCCTTAGATGAACGCTCAGAAGTTATTAAACTTTTAAGTGATCTTATTGTACAAGAGCATCTGAATAAATAA
- a CDS encoding XRE family transcriptional regulator, whose translation MNTQFNGLELKLLRQFNELSLEELGGKLDYTRQYLHKVETGQTQPNDQFIDKMAHFFNVPQSFFMQLKPVLQEEQIHFRSNRTAKNSYKQIVIARGEYIKRLTEYLDSKLRLPKYDIHNSDDEPVSQDMVIESIAEKCREKWGLGLGPISNMVRLCELHGIIVTTFPSVSNEVDALSLATKRPIFVRNEAKESICRQRFDLAHELGHLVLHDGIVTGDRLTESQANHFASALLIPQVMMRTHFPTWYKNGRYNWTKLSEFKQTWKVSKAAILYRAKQLGLLTQEQYTSGVIYLKKTGEAITEKEDHLISKEKPELLQACFVMLAKKKIFAEDIATELNVNADFLENLVGLDIPRRPKLRIVEESA comes from the coding sequence ATGAACACACAGTTTAATGGTTTGGAGCTAAAGCTTCTTAGACAATTCAATGAATTATCTTTAGAAGAATTAGGTGGCAAGCTAGACTATACACGTCAATATCTTCATAAAGTTGAAACTGGGCAAACTCAACCCAATGATCAATTTATTGATAAAATGGCGCATTTTTTTAATGTGCCACAGTCGTTTTTTATGCAACTAAAACCTGTTTTACAGGAAGAGCAGATTCATTTTAGAAGTAACCGCACAGCAAAAAATTCTTATAAACAGATCGTTATTGCTAGAGGAGAGTACATAAAGCGATTAACTGAATACTTGGATTCAAAGCTACGATTACCAAAATATGATATCCATAATTCAGATGATGAACCTGTTTCTCAAGATATGGTCATTGAGTCTATTGCTGAAAAATGTCGTGAAAAGTGGGGACTAGGATTAGGGCCGATAAGTAATATGGTTCGTCTTTGCGAATTACATGGCATTATCGTAACTACATTCCCTTCGGTATCAAATGAAGTAGATGCCTTATCATTAGCTACAAAGCGTCCGATTTTTGTACGCAATGAAGCAAAAGAAAGTATTTGCCGTCAGCGTTTCGATCTGGCTCATGAGCTTGGCCACCTTGTACTTCATGATGGTATTGTTACTGGAGACCGATTAACAGAATCTCAGGCCAATCATTTTGCTTCTGCTTTGCTAATTCCTCAAGTCATGATGCGTACGCACTTTCCGACTTGGTACAAAAATGGTCGTTATAACTGGACTAAGTTGAGTGAGTTTAAACAAACTTGGAAGGTAAGTAAGGCAGCCATTTTATATCGTGCTAAACAATTGGGTTTATTGACGCAAGAGCAATACACTAGTGGAGTGATCTACCTGAAGAAAACAGGTGAGGCAATTACGGAGAAAGAAGATCACTTAATTTCTAAGGAGAAGCCTGAACTCCTTCAAGCTTGCTTTGTTATGCTCGCAAAAAAGAAAATCTTTGCTGAAGATATTGCTACTGAATTGAATGTAAACGCAGATTTTCTTGAAAATTTAGTTGGATTAGATATTCCAAGAAGACCTAAGCTGAGAATTGTAGAAGAAAGTGCTTAA
- a CDS encoding Arc family DNA-binding protein, with protein MARNDPQMNLRVPVELKEKIEKAAFDNGRTITAEAVFRLEESFLATTTTNNTSQADVKIIPLKDGKKRVIYGKLLNTLDLDYTQELSSLRDDIHLSLEVLSNSSFWNSLKFFNKDVLVYKGNNHIDVVDNGKKSLGWLIVEDHYVHPSKKTEEN; from the coding sequence ATGGCGCGTAATGATCCCCAGATGAACCTTCGTGTTCCAGTAGAACTAAAAGAAAAAATTGAGAAAGCCGCATTTGATAATGGGCGAACAATTACTGCGGAGGCTGTCTTTCGTCTTGAGGAAAGTTTTCTAGCAACTACAACCACAAATAACACCTCACAAGCCGATGTTAAAATAATCCCATTAAAAGATGGTAAAAAGCGTGTCATTTATGGGAAATTGCTGAATACACTTGATTTGGATTACACACAGGAACTTTCAAGTCTTCGTGATGATATCCATCTATCTCTGGAAGTTTTGAGTAACTCTTCTTTCTGGAATTCATTGAAGTTTTTTAATAAAGACGTTCTGGTTTATAAAGGCAACAATCATATTGACGTTGTAGATAATGGTAAAAAAAGTCTTGGTTGGTTGATTGTTGAAGATCATTATGTACACCCATCAAAAAAAACTGAAGAAAACTAA
- a CDS encoding Arc family DNA-binding protein, with protein MARTDTQVAIRIPPEMHKRLKESAVKEERSMNYLINKAVEQFLKQENVKA; from the coding sequence ATGGCACGTACAGATACACAGGTTGCAATTCGTATTCCACCTGAAATGCATAAGCGTTTGAAAGAGAGTGCGGTAAAAGAAGAGCGTTCAATGAATTATTTAATTAATAAGGCTGTTGAACAATTTCTTAAACAAGAGAATGTAAAAGCATGA
- a CDS encoding BRO family protein, with amino-acid sequence MASLALSFNDVNFQPIKHNQQIWLTASELAKALGYAKTDAVTQIYERNKDEFTSEMTTTLKMSVVRKTGSVEMDNRIFNSRGCHLITFFARTSVAKQFRKWVLDVLDKEVGAPVAKTHKSERTSLHDAHALLVAKTKHLSSSDAWKLIHQRFNIDHIEEIPYDMIPVAVEYVHHLIAFMSNKNGNTGLDTNVRAMAIYLAWLSGWWRQFGPAVRGINPHMAAAIHDYFNDGGFVAWSFIEKDKRAELHKRIDTHPWHLPPMDRYHLLNRN; translated from the coding sequence ATGGCTAGTTTAGCATTAAGCTTTAACGATGTAAATTTTCAACCTATTAAACACAATCAGCAAATCTGGCTGACAGCAAGTGAGTTAGCAAAAGCACTTGGATATGCAAAAACAGATGCAGTAACTCAAATCTATGAGCGCAATAAGGATGAGTTTACCAGCGAGATGACAACGACCCTCAAAATGAGTGTCGTTAGAAAAACAGGTTCAGTAGAAATGGATAATAGGATTTTTAATTCGCGGGGATGTCACCTTATTACCTTCTTTGCACGCACATCCGTAGCAAAACAGTTCAGGAAATGGGTACTTGATGTTTTAGATAAAGAAGTTGGTGCTCCCGTTGCGAAAACTCACAAATCGGAACGTACCTCTTTACATGATGCACATGCTCTTCTTGTAGCTAAGACAAAACACCTCAGCTCAAGTGATGCATGGAAGTTAATTCATCAGCGGTTCAATATAGATCACATTGAGGAGATTCCGTACGACATGATTCCTGTAGCAGTTGAATATGTACACCACCTAATTGCTTTTATGAGCAATAAAAACGGTAATACAGGATTAGATACCAATGTTAGAGCCATGGCGATATACCTAGCTTGGTTAAGCGGGTGGTGGAGGCAATTTGGACCTGCTGTAAGAGGAATCAATCCACACATGGCCGCAGCAATCCATGACTATTTCAATGATGGTGGCTTTGTTGCTTGGTCATTCATTGAAAAAGATAAGAGAGCAGAGCTACATAAACGTATAGATACTCATCCTTGGCATTTACCACCAATGGATCGTTATCATTTGCTGAATAGAAATTAA
- a CDS encoding DUF190 domain-containing protein: MNGFLITFYTELNQRYHNQPIHEWLVNLTKELGLRGVTVLHGSEGIDHTGKLHSMHFFDAVDQPVQIQFALDEAETTQLFDYLNSQNISIFYVKTPMQFGVVGNQ; encoded by the coding sequence ATGAACGGATTTCTCATAACTTTTTATACTGAATTAAACCAACGTTATCATAATCAACCTATCCATGAGTGGTTGGTAAATCTAACCAAGGAGTTAGGGTTAAGAGGCGTCACGGTGTTGCATGGTTCAGAAGGAATTGATCACACAGGTAAACTGCATTCCATGCATTTTTTTGATGCTGTTGATCAACCTGTACAAATCCAGTTTGCATTAGATGAGGCAGAAACTACTCAACTATTTGACTATCTCAATAGTCAGAATATTTCAATTTTTTATGTAAAAACACCTATGCAGTTTGGTGTGGTCGGAAACCAATAA